The following coding sequences lie in one Halanaerobiales bacterium genomic window:
- a CDS encoding nucleotidyltransferase domain-containing protein, whose amino-acid sequence MIENFEKLKKYFSKFDVVKAAYLFGSYATGNNNKMSDIDIAVLVRNNCKNKNIKIDMLKGLVELGYDDIDLVILNRLSIVGKYEVVKHNKILYKSSDFDANSYFSLVVRKYLDFKPLLKVQREYLKERILNA is encoded by the coding sequence ATGATTGAAAATTTTGAAAAGCTAAAAAAATATTTTTCAAAGTTTGATGTTGTTAAAGCAGCTTATTTATTTGGATCTTATGCTACAGGTAATAATAATAAAATGAGTGACATTGATATAGCAGTATTAGTAAGAAATAATTGTAAAAATAAAAATATAAAAATAGATATGTTAAAAGGTTTAGTTGAACTTGGATATGATGATATTGATTTAGTGATTTTAAATAGGCTATCAATTGTGGGAAAATATGAAGTAGTTAAACATAATAAAATTTTATATAAAAGTAGTGATTTCGATGCAAATAGTTATTTTTCTTTAGTTGTTAGAAAATATTTAGACTTTAAACCTTTACTTAAAGTGCAGAGGGAATATCTTAAGGAGAGGATTTTAAATGCTTAA